Within Aspergillus oryzae RIB40 DNA, chromosome 2, the genomic segment ACCAACGCATACTCCATCTCCCCGTTCTTCTCATACTCCGCCATATCTAGAGCCACAATAATGCTGTCTCTCACCACCTGCTCTGGGTCGTTCAAGAACTTCTTTAGGGTGTCCTCCACACCTTCAACATCACCCAAGCTACCAAGAGCCTCAGCAGCCTCGTGTCGCACCATACccatttctttctggtcGCTGAGGGTTTCTGTGAGACTAGGAACAGATGCCGGGTGGCAGAGCTGACCGAATACAAAGGCAACTTCATGGCGGAAGAGAGCAGACGGATCCTTGAGTCCTTTTGCCAACGCTTCGACAGCTTCGACAGCTGTAGGAAGATCTGGGGGCGAAGCAAGGTCGCGCAGGGCAAACATAGCGCGGTATCTTTGGAACAAAGGGAGCTTTGTGTCAAGCAATGTTTTTTCCAAGTCGGAAATAGAAGGCTGGCTGGACGCCATTGGGAGTGGTGGGGCTGGGTCAATCGAGGTAAAATCACTGCATTGAAGAAAAGTATACAATTAGAAGAACTTCCCAGAAAACTGTTTGTGGAGATGGGGGGGCATTTGAAACGGTTGTAGTACCTAGGCTTCAGTTTCtcgctcttcctctcttccgAATTCTCCCAAAGAATTCTGTCAACGGCGATGTCACATGTCTCCCTAAtaacatcctcttctttctcatcatcccgCAAGGCTTTCAGGACATCCAGACTAGTATCAAACCCCAGAGCACCGAGACCCTCTGCGGCTTCATGGCGACACATTGCATCTTGTTCAGTGTTCTTCACCACTTCCAGTAAGTACGAGACTGCGTCTGGATTACGAGTTTGGCCCAAGCAGTATGCGAGCTCATGCTTCAGCAAAGCCGAGGACGACGTAAAACCAGCTGCAATTGCCTGGATCGCAGGTAATGTCTTCTCGGTGGGTGGTTGCAAACAAGCAATGTACTTCAGG encodes:
- a CDS encoding deoxyhypusine monooxygenase (HEAT repeat-containing protein) → MASSAVDQPEGVDETILTLRKVLVNESEPLARRFRALFSLKYIACLQPPTEKTLPAIQAIAAGFTSSSALLKHELAYCLGQTRNPDAVSYLLEVVKNTEQDAMCRHEAAEGLGALGFDTSLDVLKALRDDEKEEDVIRETCDIAVDRILWENSEERKSEKLKPRYYNRFKCPPISTNSFLGSSSNSPPLPMASSQPSISDLEKTLLDTKLPLFQRYRAMFALRDLASPPDLPTAVEAVEALAKGLKDPSALFRHEVAFVFGQLCHPASVPSLTETLSDQKEMGMVRHEAAEALGSLGDVEGVEDTLKKFLNDPEQVVRDSIIVALDMAEYEKNGEMEYALVPDSAAPAAVSAA